A section of the Subtercola frigoramans genome encodes:
- a CDS encoding DNA polymerase Y family protein — protein MTDVTRTLVIWFPDWPVRAHAHAEEIEPTLPIALVDHGLVFACSPSARGEGVRRGQRIREAQARCPELLVFDYDPALDHRSFEPIVSAIEELMPGVQLIRPGTCALRSRGPARYYGGEEEMAKVLFTALAALEISGSADPGVAEETTSARIAIADGRFAAEQAVRMRGVQSIRVVPAGGSPAFLAPQPIEAIGDPALATLLRRLGLTTLGDFAALDFRDVRARFGETGVYAHTLASGRDARRVVPRLPPQLRDIELAFEPPFELVDQVTFAFRTTAERFVEELTRALLVCTGIRVEIHTDNGGVHERSWGHPRWFSASDVLDRIRWQVQGRTGNGNGALGSPITKVRVLPEGFDSIGNYETGLWGSTPDDRVHHGLSRVQSLLGHGGVMTAAIGGGRGISERQILVPWGDPRPKERELGGKPWPGSIPLPAPSTVFERPRRVSVQAEDGGPVGVTERGVLTGVPARFSEESATPRLPQLTAWAGPWPVFERWWDQEQARSFHRFQVVDAEGTAWLLALHEHEWWAEARYD, from the coding sequence ATGACTGATGTCACACGCACCCTGGTGATCTGGTTTCCCGACTGGCCCGTTCGGGCACACGCGCACGCAGAAGAGATCGAGCCGACGCTGCCCATTGCCCTGGTCGACCACGGCCTGGTTTTTGCGTGCTCCCCGAGCGCGCGGGGTGAAGGGGTCCGGCGTGGCCAGCGCATCCGTGAGGCCCAGGCGCGGTGCCCCGAACTGCTGGTCTTCGACTACGACCCGGCGCTCGACCACCGCAGTTTCGAGCCGATCGTCTCGGCGATCGAAGAGCTGATGCCCGGTGTGCAGCTCATCAGGCCGGGTACCTGTGCCCTGCGTTCCCGCGGCCCCGCCCGCTACTACGGCGGTGAAGAAGAGATGGCGAAGGTGCTGTTCACGGCGCTGGCCGCGCTGGAGATCTCCGGGTCTGCTGACCCCGGGGTTGCCGAAGAGACGACGTCGGCACGCATTGCCATCGCCGACGGCCGGTTCGCTGCCGAACAGGCTGTGCGCATGCGGGGGGTGCAGAGCATCCGTGTCGTTCCCGCCGGCGGCTCACCGGCATTCCTCGCACCCCAGCCCATCGAGGCCATCGGCGACCCGGCGCTGGCCACCCTGCTGCGAAGGCTCGGGCTCACGACCCTCGGCGATTTCGCCGCACTCGACTTTCGTGACGTGCGGGCGCGGTTCGGTGAGACCGGGGTGTACGCGCACACGCTCGCAAGCGGCAGAGATGCCCGGCGGGTCGTTCCGCGCCTGCCGCCGCAGTTGCGTGACATCGAGCTGGCGTTCGAGCCTCCATTCGAGCTTGTCGACCAGGTCACCTTCGCCTTTCGAACGACAGCCGAACGGTTCGTCGAAGAACTCACTCGGGCGCTGTTGGTGTGCACGGGCATCCGGGTCGAAATTCACACCGACAACGGCGGGGTGCACGAGCGTTCGTGGGGGCATCCCCGGTGGTTCAGTGCTTCTGATGTGCTCGACCGCATTCGCTGGCAGGTGCAGGGCAGAACCGGCAACGGCAACGGTGCGCTCGGGTCGCCGATCACGAAGGTGCGGGTGCTGCCAGAGGGGTTCGACTCGATCGGTAACTACGAGACCGGGCTCTGGGGCAGCACGCCAGACGACCGCGTTCACCACGGGCTCTCACGCGTGCAGAGCCTGCTCGGGCACGGCGGGGTGATGACGGCGGCGATCGGTGGCGGGCGCGGCATCAGCGAGCGGCAGATCCTGGTGCCGTGGGGTGACCCCCGGCCGAAGGAGAGAGAGCTCGGGGGTAAGCCGTGGCCTGGCAGCATTCCGCTTCCGGCGCCCTCCACGGTGTTCGAGAGGCCCCGAAGAGTCAGCGTGCAGGCCGAAGACGGCGGCCCGGTCGGCGTGACCGAGCGCGGTGTGCTGACGGGTGTTCCCGCCCGGTTCTCTGAAGAGAGTGCTACCCCTCGACTGCCGCAACTCACCGCCTGGGCCGGCCCCTGGCCAGTGTTCGAACGCTGGTGGGATCAGGAGCAGGCGCGGTCGTTCCACCGTTTCCAGGTGGTTGACGCAGAGGGAACTGCCTGGTTGCTGGCCCTGCACGAGCACGAGTGGTGGGCGGAGGCTCGGTATGACTGA
- a CDS encoding lytic transglycosylase domain-containing protein — protein sequence MRTSITLLVTALLALGGWLTYSAVTAPGQSAHAAIGVPGQTDLAALAPDAVTPVDPSPPTLPEPTSPTSSASGTSDASTTTAGPGLAGTTAGATGTTTSSNTGNSRRVDRAWAQRAVSATGIPYRAVLGYAGATIALQTEQPACHLGWSTLAALGNIESGHGTHAGSRIQDDGWDTPGIFGPSLDGTSYDAIAAAPTGTTGNAGGTSAQWARAAGPLQFIPSTWAQWGADGNADGVADPQQIDDAALTAGRYLCSYGDLSTAAGWRASVFAYNHVETYVDSVAATANLYAAEVG from the coding sequence ATGAGAACCAGCATCACCCTTCTCGTCACCGCACTGCTCGCCCTCGGCGGCTGGCTGACCTACAGTGCCGTCACAGCCCCCGGCCAGTCCGCCCACGCTGCAATCGGGGTGCCCGGGCAGACCGACCTCGCGGCTCTGGCACCGGACGCTGTCACCCCCGTCGACCCGTCACCCCCCACGCTCCCCGAACCCACGTCACCGACTTCGTCGGCATCGGGTACCTCTGACGCGTCAACCACGACGGCCGGCCCCGGACTCGCGGGTACCACTGCAGGCGCAACGGGGACCACTACATCGAGCAACACCGGCAATTCACGCAGGGTCGACCGTGCTTGGGCGCAGCGCGCGGTATCGGCCACGGGCATCCCGTATCGCGCAGTGCTCGGCTATGCCGGCGCGACCATCGCTCTGCAGACTGAGCAACCCGCGTGCCACCTGGGCTGGAGCACCCTTGCCGCCCTCGGCAACATCGAGTCTGGGCACGGAACACATGCCGGTTCGCGCATACAAGACGACGGCTGGGACACTCCCGGCATCTTCGGCCCCTCACTCGACGGCACAAGCTATGACGCGATCGCCGCCGCGCCGACGGGCACCACGGGTAACGCGGGCGGCACGTCAGCCCAGTGGGCCAGGGCCGCGGGGCCACTGCAGTTCATCCCCTCGACCTGGGCCCAGTGGGGCGCAGACGGCAACGCCGACGGTGTGGCCGACCCCCAGCAGATCGACGATGCGGCGTTGACCGCCGGGCGCTACCTCTGCAGCTACGGGGATCTGTCGACGGCAGCGGGCTGGCGAGCATCCGTCTTCGCCTACAACCACGTCGAGACGTACGTGGACTCGGTCGCAGCGACGGCGAATCTGTATGCCGCCGAGGTGGGGTGA
- a CDS encoding error-prone DNA polymerase yields MGFDNPAIPWSELEKKLSDTRRPGAPVDRDGGDGPAFSRKRQPYTPPPEQPRAPEPADDGPIVPYAELHAHSNFSFLDGASSPEELLEEAVRLRMHGLALTDHDGFYGVVHLAEAAESHPSVSTIFGAELSLGLTKPQNGMADPEGSHLVILARRQKGYHRLAGAITSAQLASDAEKGRPLYDLELLADQARGGSGADGSEAVSTLTGEAGHGGTGSVEWMVLTGCRKGVVRQALEAEGLPGASRELDRLVALFGRDNVLVELFDHGNPLDSDTNDALAELATKHRVNTVATGNVHYATPKQFPLAQALAAVRARRSLDDLEGWLPASAGSHLRSGAEMTARFARYPGAVERTVEVADDLSFQLRTAKPRLPRQKVPEGHTPMSWLRKLVADGMATHYPHATADNRARIEKELAVIEQKDFPGYFLIVHDIVHYARSQGILCQGRGSAANSAVCFILDITAVDSIFYKLPFERFLSSMRDEEPDIDVDFDSDRREEVIQYVYRKYGRRNAAQVANVITYRPKFAVRDMAKALGHSPGQQDAWSKQIERWGSTISTEEHDIPAEVIGLAEQVLKFPRHMGIHSGGMVLTDRPVGEVCPIENGRMDGRTVLQWDKDDCAWMGLVKFDLLGLGMLSALQHSLDLVREHLGEDWSLQSIPKEEQGVYDMLCRADSIGVFQVESRAQMGTLPRLQPRRFYDLVVEIALIRPGPIQGGAVHPYIRRKTGLEPVTYLHPLLEEPLERTLGVPLFQEQLMQVAQAVGGCSAEDADLLRRAMGSKRGVEKISSLREKLFAGMASNGITPDVAEQIYQKIEAFANFGFAESHSNSFALLVYASSWFKLHYPAAFLASLLRAQPMGFYSPQTLVADARRHGVVVHRPDIQRSGVQAGLEPRDDIAVGTAAEPTGRHECILHDQPPVAVPFNRAILADFAEHRRDGNLDVRLGLADVTSIGDKVAERIVAERHRGGPYRDMADVARRNDLNTTQMEALASAGAFTSLNLTRREALWEAGNAAQDRPEYLQGTHVSVQPPLLPMLSPTEQVIYDLWSTGISPDDHPVSHSRDWLNDRGALSIAALETTENGRRIEVGGVVTHRQRPATASGITFVNLEDETGILNVICSVGVWSRYRRVAREAPAMVVRGIIERSPEGILNLVADRFELLPLGAPTRSRDFR; encoded by the coding sequence ATGGGCTTCGACAACCCTGCCATCCCGTGGTCAGAGCTCGAGAAGAAGCTCTCTGACACGCGACGGCCCGGCGCGCCCGTCGACCGCGACGGAGGTGACGGGCCGGCCTTCTCGCGCAAACGGCAGCCGTACACTCCCCCACCCGAGCAGCCCCGTGCACCCGAGCCTGCCGACGACGGCCCGATCGTGCCCTACGCCGAGCTGCATGCCCACTCGAACTTCAGCTTTCTCGACGGTGCCTCCTCTCCCGAAGAGCTGCTCGAAGAGGCCGTACGGCTCCGGATGCACGGGCTCGCCCTCACCGACCATGACGGTTTCTACGGGGTCGTACACCTGGCCGAAGCCGCAGAGTCGCATCCCAGCGTGAGCACGATCTTCGGTGCGGAGCTCTCGCTCGGGCTCACCAAGCCCCAGAACGGAATGGCCGACCCCGAGGGCTCCCACCTCGTGATCCTGGCCCGCAGGCAGAAGGGTTACCACCGGCTTGCCGGTGCGATCACCTCTGCCCAGCTCGCCAGCGATGCCGAGAAGGGCAGGCCGCTCTATGATCTCGAGCTGCTCGCCGACCAGGCCCGCGGTGGCAGCGGAGCCGACGGCAGCGAAGCCGTTTCGACACTGACGGGAGAGGCGGGCCATGGTGGCACCGGCAGCGTCGAGTGGATGGTTCTCACCGGCTGCCGCAAGGGTGTCGTTCGCCAGGCGCTCGAAGCCGAGGGTTTGCCCGGGGCTTCGCGCGAGCTCGACCGGCTCGTTGCCCTCTTCGGCCGTGACAACGTGCTGGTCGAACTCTTCGACCACGGCAACCCGCTCGACAGCGACACGAACGACGCGCTGGCTGAGCTGGCGACGAAACACAGGGTGAACACCGTCGCGACCGGCAACGTGCACTATGCAACACCGAAGCAGTTTCCCCTCGCGCAGGCCCTCGCGGCCGTTCGGGCACGGCGCAGTCTCGATGACCTCGAAGGGTGGTTGCCTGCATCCGCCGGCTCTCATCTTCGCTCCGGTGCTGAGATGACGGCCAGGTTCGCGCGGTACCCCGGGGCGGTCGAGCGCACGGTGGAGGTCGCCGACGACCTCTCCTTCCAGCTGCGCACCGCCAAACCACGACTGCCCCGGCAGAAGGTGCCGGAGGGGCACACGCCGATGAGCTGGTTGCGCAAGCTGGTCGCCGACGGCATGGCCACGCACTACCCCCATGCCACGGCCGACAACCGGGCGCGCATTGAGAAGGAGCTCGCGGTCATCGAACAGAAGGACTTCCCCGGGTACTTCCTGATCGTGCACGACATCGTGCACTACGCGCGAAGCCAGGGCATTCTCTGCCAGGGCCGTGGCTCGGCCGCGAATTCCGCCGTCTGTTTCATTCTCGACATCACGGCGGTCGATTCGATCTTCTACAAGCTGCCGTTCGAACGGTTTCTGTCGAGCATGCGTGACGAAGAACCCGACATCGATGTGGATTTCGATTCGGATCGACGGGAGGAGGTCATCCAGTACGTCTATCGCAAGTACGGGCGGCGCAACGCGGCGCAGGTCGCGAACGTCATCACCTACCGGCCGAAGTTCGCGGTGCGCGACATGGCGAAGGCACTCGGGCACAGTCCCGGCCAGCAGGATGCGTGGTCGAAACAGATCGAGCGCTGGGGGTCGACGATCTCGACCGAAGAGCATGACATTCCCGCCGAGGTGATCGGGCTCGCTGAGCAGGTGCTGAAGTTTCCCCGCCATATGGGCATCCATTCGGGAGGAATGGTGCTCACCGACAGGCCGGTCGGCGAGGTCTGTCCCATCGAGAACGGGCGAATGGATGGCCGCACCGTGCTCCAATGGGACAAGGACGATTGCGCGTGGATGGGCCTGGTGAAGTTCGACCTGCTCGGCCTCGGCATGCTCTCGGCGCTGCAACACTCGCTCGACCTCGTTCGTGAGCACCTCGGCGAGGATTGGTCGCTGCAGAGCATCCCCAAAGAAGAACAGGGGGTGTACGACATGCTGTGCCGGGCCGATTCGATCGGCGTCTTCCAGGTCGAGAGTCGCGCGCAGATGGGCACACTCCCCCGCCTGCAGCCGCGGCGGTTCTACGACCTCGTCGTCGAGATCGCGCTGATCCGGCCTGGTCCCATCCAGGGTGGGGCCGTGCATCCGTACATTCGTCGCAAGACCGGGCTCGAACCCGTGACGTACCTGCACCCCCTGCTCGAAGAACCGCTCGAACGAACGCTCGGGGTGCCGCTCTTCCAGGAGCAGCTCATGCAGGTCGCGCAGGCTGTGGGCGGATGCTCGGCTGAAGACGCCGACCTGCTGCGTCGGGCCATGGGTTCCAAACGCGGTGTCGAGAAGATCTCGTCGCTGCGTGAGAAGCTCTTCGCCGGCATGGCATCCAACGGGATCACCCCCGATGTGGCCGAGCAGATCTACCAGAAGATCGAGGCCTTCGCGAACTTCGGGTTCGCCGAGAGCCACTCGAACAGCTTCGCCCTGCTCGTCTATGCGAGCTCCTGGTTCAAGCTGCACTACCCGGCAGCTTTTCTCGCCTCACTGTTGCGCGCCCAGCCGATGGGGTTCTACTCGCCGCAGACCCTGGTGGCGGATGCCCGGCGGCACGGTGTCGTCGTGCACCGCCCCGACATCCAGCGTTCGGGGGTGCAGGCCGGCCTCGAACCCCGCGACGACATCGCCGTCGGAACCGCCGCCGAGCCAACCGGGCGGCACGAGTGCATCCTGCACGACCAGCCGCCGGTCGCCGTGCCGTTCAACCGGGCGATCCTGGCCGACTTCGCCGAGCATCGCCGCGACGGCAATCTCGACGTGCGCCTCGGTCTCGCCGACGTCACCTCGATCGGAGACAAGGTCGCCGAACGCATCGTGGCCGAACGCCACCGGGGCGGCCCATACCGGGACATGGCCGACGTGGCCCGCCGCAACGACCTCAACACCACGCAGATGGAGGCTCTCGCCTCGGCCGGAGCATTCACCAGCCTGAACCTGACGCGTCGCGAAGCGCTCTGGGAGGCCGGCAACGCCGCCCAGGACCGTCCCGAATACCTGCAAGGCACGCACGTCAGCGTGCAACCGCCCCTATTGCCGATGCTGAGCCCAACCGAGCAGGTGATCTACGACCTCTGGAGCACCGGAATCTCGCCAGACGACCACCCTGTCTCGCACTCCCGTGACTGGTTGAACGACCGCGGAGCGCTCTCGATCGCCGCTCTCGAGACCACGGAGAACGGTCGCCGGATCGAGGTGGGCGGAGTCGTCACGCACCGGCAGCGGCCGGCCACGGCGAGCGGAATCACCTTCGTCAACCTCGAAGATGAGACGGGCATCCTGAACGTGATCTGCAGCGTGGGCGTGTGGAGCCGCTATCGCCGGGTCGCCCGCGAGGCCCCGGCCATGGTCGTGCGCGGCATCATCGAGCGCTCCCCCGAGGGCATCCTCAACCTCGTGGCCGACCGCTTCGAGTTGCTGCCGCTCGGCGCCCCCACCCGCTCCCGCGACTTCCGCTGA
- a CDS encoding type II toxin-antitoxin system Phd/YefM family antitoxin, protein MQILPISHVKNRLNELVDAASLINEQVTITKNGSPAAVLIGADEWESLQETLFWLSQPGIRASIDEAKAHLDSGEGFTEEQIRSEFTVPRRRDR, encoded by the coding sequence GTGCAGATACTTCCCATTTCGCACGTCAAAAATCGCCTCAACGAACTTGTCGATGCTGCCTCGCTCATCAATGAGCAGGTGACCATCACGAAGAATGGTTCTCCTGCCGCCGTGCTCATCGGCGCCGACGAGTGGGAATCACTGCAGGAGACTCTCTTCTGGCTCTCGCAGCCCGGCATCCGCGCATCCATCGACGAGGCGAAAGCACATCTCGACTCTGGCGAGGGATTCACAGAAGAGCAGATCCGTTCAGAGTTCACTGTCCCCAGGCGCCGCGACCGGTGA
- a CDS encoding type II toxin-antitoxin system RelE family toxin — MSHPVIFSSTARQDLHTIPPRILPAIIEFIYGDLAASPRRVGKPLSRELSGIFSARRGSYRILYDIRGDGTRGDEITSDDIKNGDINCGDNHPNDIRSAIVDREPAEESSRTSRDDQSGMVRILRVDHRSDIYR; from the coding sequence GTGAGCCACCCGGTCATCTTCTCGTCGACTGCACGCCAGGATCTCCACACCATTCCTCCACGCATCCTGCCCGCCATCATCGAATTCATCTATGGCGACCTGGCCGCGTCTCCCCGCAGGGTCGGCAAGCCGCTGTCGCGTGAACTCAGCGGAATCTTCAGCGCGCGGCGAGGGAGCTACCGAATTCTCTATGACATCAGAGGCGATGGCACCAGAGGCGATGAAATCACAAGTGATGACATCAAGAACGGAGACATCAACTGCGGCGACAATCACCCCAACGACATCCGATCCGCGATTGTCGACCGTGAACCGGCGGAAGAATCATCCAGGACCTCAAGAGACGACCAATCCGGCATGGTCCGAATTCTTCGCGTCGACCATCGTTCCGACATCTATCGCTGA
- the polA gene encoding DNA polymerase I, whose product MPDTEQPTLLIVDGHSLAFRAFYALPVDSFQTRDGQHTNAIHGFVSMLLNLLKNEKPTHVAVAFDISRFSFRTREYPEYKGTRGETPPEFMGQVPLLKDVLHAMNIETLEKEDFEADDILATLSVQGAEQGFRVLVVSGDRDTIQLVNDNVTLLYPSRQGVTDLTRYDRDKVFERYGIEPHQYPEVAALVGETSDNLPGIPKVGEKTAVKWLKQFGSLDEILRRSDEIGGKVGESLREFQENAVRNRRLNRLLTDVELPVGPADFTRRPINEQAVRDIFARLEFRTLLDRVFKLDGIVSEPGATASVTVDETAVVAPVPSALLDEELEAWLARHIVAEPFGLALSVELLDGNPIGFGLASSEAALFLPWIPDSRDYLPFENWLASESPKLLHGAKTQLKAMITAGLTVAGITFDTSVAAWLLKSDGTAPSLAELVDRELGETLPTPDPNQLVPADESVVGPAIEAWFVGRVARALNDRLEEGSRSVLVNIEMPVLAVLAQMELDGVAVSHAQLAELSGELSARASDLAARAFVIIDKEINLGSPKQIQEVLFEQLGMPKTRATKTGYSTDAVSLADLQASSPHPFLDLLLSHRDATKLNQIVETLDKSIAADRRIHTTYVQTGSSTGRISSTDPNLQNIPVRTEEGRRIRKAFMVGESYETLLTTDYSQIEMRIMAHLSEDEGLIAAFQSGEDLHRFVGARIFGVEPADVTPAMRSKVKAMSYGLAYGLSAFGLSKQLRIPRDEAKQLMSDYFERFGAVRDYLRNVVVQAREDGYTETIFGRRRMFPDLASANRVLRDNAERQALNAPIQGTAADILKIAMVNISADLAERELQSRMLLQVHDELVFDVYPGEWDALADVVTTRMSTAAELKVPLDVQLGRGQNWNEAAH is encoded by the coding sequence GTGCCGGATACCGAACAGCCCACCCTTCTCATCGTCGACGGTCACTCGCTCGCGTTTCGTGCGTTCTACGCCCTGCCGGTCGACAGCTTCCAGACCAGAGACGGTCAGCACACCAACGCCATCCATGGCTTTGTGTCGATGCTCCTCAACCTCCTGAAGAACGAGAAGCCGACCCACGTTGCCGTGGCGTTCGACATCTCCAGGTTCTCGTTCCGCACGCGCGAATACCCCGAATACAAGGGCACCCGGGGCGAGACGCCACCGGAATTCATGGGCCAGGTACCTCTGCTCAAAGACGTTCTTCATGCGATGAATATCGAGACCCTCGAAAAAGAAGATTTCGAAGCCGACGATATTCTCGCGACCCTCTCTGTGCAGGGTGCCGAGCAGGGCTTCCGCGTTCTCGTCGTCTCCGGCGATCGCGACACCATCCAACTGGTGAACGACAACGTCACTCTGCTCTACCCGTCGCGCCAGGGTGTCACCGACCTCACTCGCTACGACCGTGACAAGGTCTTCGAGCGTTATGGCATCGAACCGCACCAGTACCCCGAAGTGGCGGCCCTGGTTGGCGAGACGAGCGACAACCTGCCGGGCATTCCCAAGGTCGGCGAGAAGACTGCCGTCAAGTGGCTGAAACAGTTCGGCAGTCTCGACGAGATCCTGCGTCGCTCCGACGAGATCGGGGGCAAGGTCGGCGAGAGCCTCCGCGAATTCCAGGAGAACGCGGTGCGCAACCGGCGCCTCAACCGGCTGCTCACCGACGTCGAGCTGCCCGTCGGGCCGGCCGATTTCACCCGGCGACCGATCAACGAGCAGGCCGTACGCGACATCTTTGCCCGGCTCGAATTCCGAACCCTGCTCGACCGGGTGTTCAAGCTCGACGGCATCGTTTCGGAGCCGGGGGCAACAGCATCCGTCACCGTCGACGAGACGGCCGTCGTCGCCCCCGTACCGTCTGCGTTGCTCGACGAGGAGCTCGAGGCCTGGCTCGCACGACACATCGTGGCTGAACCCTTCGGGCTCGCCCTCAGTGTGGAACTGCTCGACGGCAATCCCATCGGCTTCGGCCTCGCGTCGTCTGAAGCGGCTCTTTTTCTGCCGTGGATCCCCGACAGCCGTGACTACCTGCCCTTCGAGAACTGGCTCGCGAGCGAATCGCCCAAGCTCCTGCACGGGGCGAAGACCCAACTCAAGGCGATGATCACGGCTGGGTTGACGGTCGCCGGCATCACCTTCGACACCTCCGTGGCCGCATGGCTGTTGAAGTCCGACGGCACTGCGCCATCGCTGGCCGAGCTGGTGGATCGCGAGCTCGGCGAAACGCTGCCGACCCCCGACCCGAACCAACTCGTGCCGGCTGACGAATCCGTCGTCGGCCCGGCAATCGAGGCCTGGTTCGTCGGCCGCGTTGCGCGGGCGCTGAACGACCGGCTCGAAGAGGGCTCGCGATCGGTGCTCGTCAACATCGAGATGCCGGTTCTCGCCGTGCTCGCCCAGATGGAGCTCGACGGAGTCGCGGTCAGCCACGCGCAACTGGCCGAACTGTCGGGTGAACTCTCGGCACGGGCATCCGACCTTGCTGCCCGGGCATTCGTGATCATCGACAAGGAGATCAACCTCGGGTCACCCAAACAGATCCAGGAGGTGCTGTTCGAGCAGCTCGGCATGCCCAAGACACGGGCGACGAAGACCGGGTACTCCACCGACGCGGTGTCACTGGCCGACCTGCAGGCCAGTTCGCCGCATCCGTTCCTCGACCTGCTGCTCTCGCACCGCGACGCCACGAAGCTGAACCAGATCGTCGAGACGCTCGACAAGTCCATCGCCGCTGATCGACGCATCCACACCACCTACGTGCAGACCGGTTCAAGCACCGGTCGCATCTCCTCCACAGACCCGAACCTGCAGAACATCCCCGTTCGCACCGAGGAGGGCCGACGCATCCGCAAGGCCTTCATGGTTGGTGAATCGTACGAGACGCTGCTCACCACCGACTACTCGCAGATCGAAATGCGCATCATGGCGCACCTCTCCGAAGACGAGGGGCTCATTGCCGCCTTTCAATCGGGCGAAGACCTTCACCGCTTCGTCGGCGCACGCATTTTCGGCGTCGAGCCGGCCGATGTGACGCCGGCCATGCGCTCGAAGGTGAAGGCCATGTCCTACGGCCTCGCCTACGGCCTGTCGGCCTTCGGGTTGTCGAAGCAGTTGCGCATTCCGCGCGACGAGGCCAAGCAGCTCATGAGCGACTACTTCGAGCGATTCGGCGCCGTGCGCGACTACCTGCGCAACGTCGTCGTGCAGGCGCGCGAAGACGGCTACACCGAGACGATCTTCGGTCGACGCCGCATGTTCCCCGATTTGGCCAGCGCCAATCGCGTCTTGCGCGACAACGCCGAGCGCCAGGCGTTGAACGCACCCATCCAGGGCACGGCCGCCGACATTCTGAAGATCGCCATGGTGAACATCTCAGCCGACCTCGCTGAACGCGAACTGCAGTCCCGCATGCTTCTGCAGGTGCACGACGAGCTGGTCTTCGACGTGTATCCGGGCGAATGGGATGCCCTGGCCGACGTCGTCACGACCCGCATGTCGACAGCAGCCGAGCTGAAGGTGCCGCTCGATGTGCAGCTCGGGCGCGGCCAGAACTGGAACGAAGCCGCGCATTGA